From the genome of Dehalococcoidales bacterium, one region includes:
- a CDS encoding translation elongation factor-like protein, whose product MAEVEIGSVSDFFARPVVAGIELTAPLKVGDKIHIIGHTTDLVFSVTSMQINNTDVTEAKAGDEVGIKVSDRVRRGDKIYKVID is encoded by the coding sequence ATGGCTGAAGTAGAAATTGGCAGCGTATCCGACTTTTTTGCCAGACCGGTAGTAGCCGGTATTGAGTTGACGGCGCCTCTAAAAGTGGGGGATAAAATCCATATTATCGGCCACACTACTGACCTGGTATTCAGCGTTACCTCAATGCAGATTAATAACACTGATGTCACGGAGGCTAAAGCCGGAGATGAGGTTGGTATCAAAGTCAGCGACCGGGTGAGAAGAGGGGATAAAATTTATAAGGTCATTGACTAG